A part of Neovison vison isolate M4711 chromosome 6, ASM_NN_V1, whole genome shotgun sequence genomic DNA contains:
- the LOC122910700 gene encoding olfactory receptor 7A17-like, with translation MQSVNDTRISEFILLGFSEGPELQPLIFGLFLSMYLITVCGNLIIILVAVSDSHLYTPMYFFLSNLSFADICFTSTTIPKMLWNIQTQTQVITYADCITQMYFFIIFSGLDIYLLAVMAYDRFVAICHPLQYMVIMNPRLCGLLVLMSWITSVSHSLLQTSMVLRLSFCTEVEIPHFFCELNQMIQLACSDTFSNNMVMYFAAMLLAGGPLTGIIYSYSKIVSSIHRISSGKGKYKAFSTCASHLSVVSLFFCTSLGVYLSSAVTQNSHTSAVASVMYTVVTPMLNPFIYSLRNKDIKMALKRIIGVPAM, from the coding sequence ATGCAATCAGTCAATGATACAAGGATATCAGAATTCATTCTTCTGGGATTTTCAGAGGGGCCAGAGCTGCAGCCCCtcatatttgggctctttctctccATGTACCTGATCACTGTGTGTGGAAATCTGATCATCATTCTGGTTGCTGTCTCTGACTCCCATCTCTAtacccccatgtacttcttcctctccaacttGTCCTTTGCAGACATCTGTTTCACCTCCACCACCATCCCCAAGATGCTGTGGAACATCCAGACTCAGACCCAAGTCATTACCTATGCAGACTGCATTACACAGATgtactttttcataattttttcaggGTTGGACATCTATCTTTTGGCTGTGATGGCCTATGACAGGTTCGTGGCCATTTGTCACCCCCTGCAGTACATGGTCATCATGAACCCCCGGCTCTGTGGATTGTTAGTTCTCATGTCCTGGATCACAAGTGTCTCACACTCCTTGTTACAGACCTCAATGGTGTTGCGGCTCTCCTTCTGTACAGAGGTGGAAATCCCCCACTTTTTCTGTGAACTCAATCAGATGATCCAACTTGCATGTTCTGACACCTTTTCTAATAATATGGTGATGTACTTTGCAGCTATGCTGCTGGCTGGTGGTCCTCTCACTGGGATCATTTACTCTTATTCTAAGATAGTTTCCTCCATTCATAGAATCTCCTCAGGTAAGGGAAAGTATAAAGCTTTTTCCACCTGTGCATCTCACCTCTCTGttgtctcattatttttttgtaCCAGCCTAGGAGTGTACCTTAGCTCTGCAGTTACCCAGAACTCTCACACAAGTGCAGTAGCCTCAGTGATGTACACTGTGGTCACACCTATGCTGAACCCCTTCATCTACAGTCTGAGGAACAAAGACATAAAGATGGCTCTGAAAAGAATCATTGGTGTTCCAGCTATGTAA
- the LOC122910701 gene encoding LOW QUALITY PROTEIN: olfactory receptor-like protein OLF4 (The sequence of the model RefSeq protein was modified relative to this genomic sequence to represent the inferred CDS: inserted 1 base in 1 codon): MHDYVILFXSYFASHVDYMELENDTQISEFLLLGFLEEPELQPFIFGLFLCMYLITILGNLLIILAISSDSNLHTPMYFFLANLSFVDICFTSTTIPKMLVNIQTQRKAITYESCIMQMYFFILFAGLDNFLLTVMAYDRFVAICHPLHYTATMNPGICSLLLLVSWILSALHSLLQTLMVLQLSFCTVLEIPHFFCELRQMIQLACSDTFLNNMVMYFAALFLGGAPLAGITYSYAKIVSSVCRISSAQGKCKAFSTCASHLSVVFLFYCTSLGVYLSSAATQNSHSSAVASVMYTVVTPMLNPFIYSLRNKDIREAINVFFRGKP, translated from the exons ATGCATGATTatgtcattttgt tctcttatttcgCTAGTCATGTTGACTACATGGAGCTAGAGAATGATACACAAATTTCAGAGtttcttcttttgggattttTGGAAGAACCAGAATTACAACCATTCATCTTTGGGCTGTTTCTGTGCATGTACCTGATCACCATACTTGGGAACCTGCTCATCATCCTGGCCATCAGTTCAGACTCCAacctccacacccccatgtatttcttccttgCCAACCTGTCCTTTGTAGACATCTGTTTCACCTCCACCACCATCCCTAAGATGCTGGTAAATATAcaaacacagagaaaagccaTAACTTATGAAAGCTGCATCATGCAGATGtactttttcatactttttgcAGGTTTGGACAACTTCCTCTTGACTGTGATGGCTTATGATCGCTTTGTGGCCATCTGTCACCCCCTGCACTACACTGCCACCATGAACCCTGGGATCTGTTCACTACTGCTTCTGGTGTCCTGGATTTTGAGTGCCCTGCATTCTTTGTTACAAACCTTAATGGTGCTGCAGCTGTCCTTTTGTACAGTCTTGGAAATCCCTCACTTTTTCTGTGAACTGCGTCAAATGATCCAACTTGCGTGTTCTGATACCTTTCTTAATAACATGGTGATGTACTTTGCAGCATTGTTTCTGGGTGGTGCTCCCCTGGCTGGAATCACTTACTCTTATGCAAAGATAGTTTCCTCTGTATGTAGAATCTCATCAGCTCAGGGCAAGTGTAAAGCATTTTCCACCTGTGCATCACACCtctcagttgttttcttattttattgcacAAGTTTAGGAGTGTACCTTAGCTCTGCTGCTACTCAGAACTCCCACTCAAGTGCAGTAGCCTCAGTGATGTACACTGTGGTCACACCCATGCTGAACCCCTTCATCTATAGCCTGAGGAACAAAGACATAAGGGAGGctattaatgtatttttcagaGGGAAGCCATAA